One part of the Rutidosis leptorrhynchoides isolate AG116_Rl617_1_P2 chromosome 1, CSIRO_AGI_Rlap_v1, whole genome shotgun sequence genome encodes these proteins:
- the LOC139886174 gene encoding wax ester synthase/diacylglycerol acyltransferase 4-like, with protein MENIPNLHTLRSIRISTNEETCNGLKKGDNNHHEQPLSPMARLFHEPGSNVYIIGIMGSKTKICPDVFKENLVHTFLKNRRFSSLQVKNRENGSMKWIPTQVNIDDHVIIAKIDDDIKSSEKFIEDYIFNLSKSPIENTKPLWDLHILNIKTLETEGTCVFRFHHSLGDGMSLMNLLLACTRKVSDPQALPTLPGNNKSHVVVPSIWSRLIVLWNSFVALLMFVFTALFLQDTKTPMKGSIGVEHRPRRFVIRSVSRDDIKLVKQALNVTMNDVVLGVTQAGFYRYLHGRYSDMNNKLVGMPSNIRFRATFFFNLRATTKINDFTDTDTDGTWGNKIGYALLPFNIGFKKDPLDYVRDATATMKCKKASLEPLFTYFLAKIVLKLFGIKIAGKLNHKVFYNTTLWFSNVPGPQEEITFFGHKVAYLAPSCYGQPNALMIHVVSYLDKVTFVISADDETIPDPHKLCDDLEESLRAIKAAAQAV; from the exons ATGGAGAACATACCAAACTTGCACACACTTAGAAGTATTCGAATTTCCACAAATGAAGAAACATGTAACGGCTTGAAGAAGGGAGACAACAACCACCACGAGCAACCATTGAGTCCTATGGCTCGGTTGTTTCACGAACCTGGTTCTAATGTCTACATCATCGGAATTATGGGTTCAAAAACAAAAATCTGTCCCGATGTTTTCAAAGAAAATTTGGTCCATACCTTTCTTAAAAATCGTCGATTTTCTAGCTTGCAG GTAAAGAACAGGGAAAATGGGAGTATGAAATGGATTCCAACACAAGTAAACATAGATGATCATGTTATAATAGCAAAAATTGACGATGACATAAAATCATCTGAAAAATTCATTGAAGATTACATCTTCAACCTTAGCAAATCGCCAATTGAAAATACAAAGCCATTGTGGGATCTTCACATCCTCAATATAAAGACATTAGAAACAGAAGGCACGTGTGTCTTCCGTTTCCATCACTCGCTTGGTGATGGCATGTCTTTAATGAATCTTCTACTCGCTTGTACACGAAAAGTATCAGATCCTCAAGCCCTCCCAACTCTTCCGGGAAATAACAAGTCACACGTCGTCGTTCCTAGCATTTGGTCAAGACTTATTGTTCTTTGGAACTCATTTGTGGCTCTTTTGATGTTTGTGTTTACTGCATTGTTCCTACAAGACACAAAAACACCAATGAAAGGCTCAATTGGTGTTGAACATAGGCCTAGAAGATTTGTTATTAGAAGTGTAAGCCGTGATGACATTAAGTTGGTTAAACAAGCTTTGAACGTC ACTATGAACGACGTAGTACTTGGAGTCACACAAGCCGGATTCTATCGGTACCTACATGGGAGATATA GTGATATGAATAACAAGCTTGTTGGTATGCCTAGTAACATTCGCTTTCGTGCAACCTTTTTCTTCAACCTCCGAGCCACTACGAAGATTAAT gaTTTTACTGATACGGATACAGACGGAACATGGGGAAACAAGATAGGATATGCGTTACTTCCATTCAACATCGGATTCAAAAAAGATCCTTTAGATTACGTAAGAGATGCAACGGCCACCATGAAATGCAAGAAGGCTTCTTTGGAGCCGTTGTTCACTTATTTCCTTGCTAAGATAGTCCTAAAGTTATTTGGCATCAAG ATTGCAGGGAAACTGAATCACAAAGTCTTTTATAACACGACACTTTGGTTCTCTAATGTGCCGGGACCACAAGAAGAAATAACATTTTTTGGACATAAAGTAGCATACCTTGCTCCTAGTTGTTATGGTCAGCCAAAT GCGCTCATGATTCATGTGGTGAGTTACTTGGATAAGGTAACGTTTGTGATATCAGCAGATGATGAAACCATACCAGACCCTCACAAGTTATGTGATGATCTTGAAGAATCACTCCGAGCTATCAAGGCCGCTGCACAAGCTGTATAG